GCTTCACTTCTTGATATGACATGATGCACGCTTTTTTACTATTTGCCTGATATAACTCTTGATCTTCCTGGGCCCTTTCTTGctgtaatatatgtaaataaagcaTCGTGTCGTATCATTATCTCacgtctatttatttatattatagaaaatagttCACTATTCCCATGGGATCTATGCCTTGAGCCAAAACTCACTTTcaacttattatttatcacataCAGTCTTAACAACAATAAGAACTGCCATTTTGTCTTACGCTTGAATAATTCTTGctgaaatgtttttaaaagccTGTATAGTCTAGATAGATAAACCTGACCCTGTGGTAGTAATTACTTAGATTGGTGTTAGGTATATCTGCCCCACACTActtttttgacaataaaagaaacatatcttgacaattatataaaaatattataatatttatgaatattgtatACTTTACAGTTGCAAATTATACATAGCTCCAGAAACTGCTAGTTGTGGCCACACTGCCTGTCATGCTTGCTGGCGTAAGCGAAAATCTTGCTTATGTTGTGCAGCACCACTAGATCGAAGCTCACTGAAACTGAACGACCCTATCCAAGTCATCACTGAACATGTGCACAAcatgtgtgatttgtttgaAGAAGTGTTTAACTTCAGAGGTAACTTCTGTTATTaacttaatttgaaatttaatatttaaaaaaaaacataattatattagttacaagttagttaaatttgtaattcatATAATCCTATACTATATTACCTTTTTTGAGTACTGTAAGTGTTTATGATagaagataatattataaaatagcaTAATTCTTATTAGATAATTATCAAGGTATGAGCTAACCCAACTGAATTGTTTGTACAATTAatcaagtatttatatttaaatagtggCCCATCCTTGCTTCAATTGGGTAGACTACCCTTAtcacttataaaaaatactgaatattcacataaaataaataatacttaatcattaaaactgtaactaacattaacattttattaatgaaagaTAAAACAACCAAAAGAATTACTACctatttaaatctttattaaatatcataacattttacatttcaGTTGATACCTTTTCAATTGGAGATGGATTTACACAAAGGCAATCACAGCCAGATCCTACAAATGAAGTTCAAAATTGGTTAGCAAGTTCACAAAACCACTTTTCTGCACCCATTAGTTCAGAATCTATGCAAGATGTTACAGCTGTAGAACATTTGACAAGCACAGTGCAAATACATAGTCAtacaaaaaagattttatcaCCTCAAAAAGTTGTCCACAAACAAACTATGCAAGATGATTGGGAAAAAATTGAGCAACTTCCTGATACTGATGAATTAATTGTTAAACAAACTAAAGTTGttgaaaacaacaataaatattcaacagAAAATCCTCGTAGAAGTTCAAGAAAAAgggaatttaaaaatgatgaaCATATTCCAATAGCTTTAGATACATCAAAGGACAAATGTAGTTCAAAGAACTCTAGCAGTGAAACTGAAAACAAAACTGTCAAAACCATGCAAAAGTGgaataatgtgaaaaaaatgaGGAAAGAGTTCAGTAAattaaacaagaaaaatagaagtaaattaaatgtgtCAATAGAAATGTGcaagaaaaataagttaaaccAAGCTAAAGCAAATAGTGCAGATGAGATTGCAGGTGTTGAACAAAATACAGGACAGTTAGTTGATATTGAAGATGACACCCCTTGTGATAACATTAAGGAAACACCACAGAACCATAAAGAGAACAGTGTTCCAGATCATACTAACATTCAAAATAGTAGTACTGATAAAAACATTGGAAAATCACAATTGAATGCACCCAAGAAAGATCCTCCTATAGAGATTCAAAATGAAGAagttgtcaaatcaaataatactGTTATTACAGAAGATATAAAGACAAAGAAtgctaaaataatatgtgaccatgatttatttaataatgaaaaagaaaatccaTCAAAGATGCCTTTCTATAAAAAAGGTAACTTACATATTGAAACTAACACTGAAGTTAAAGATAATACTCaaactgtaaattataatattgattgtaGCAATAGCAATAATGCTGAGGACATTGAGATAACCATTAAAATAGGCGACACAGtggcaaatatatattttaagaggAAAAAAAAGGAATGTCGCAAATCTTGTAGCAATCAAGAAATTCAAACATCAATTGGCATTCATACTTTAGAACAGGAATCACAttgcaataaacaaaatatagaaaacaatgAAACAAATGCTAAAAATGGACAAAATACCACCAAAGcagaatttatcaaattacCTGCAcctaatctaaaaataaattacaatgagTCAAgcaaattaaacaaatctGTATCTACTAAAAAGAATACCACATCTGCTGATACTGTTACAGCACAATTTGAAATCACTGACAGTGTCGAGAAAGAACTATCTAGTGTCATGGAATTGGAAGAACAAACACAatgcaataaacaaaattctaaaattatagTTACGAAAAGTGCTGATACTAATGCCATAAGTTCTAAAAGCACACAGTCAAAAAACCACATTACTTCATGTACTACTCAACCCAAAAATGTCGAAAATGAGAACGTTGATTCAGCGCAAATTCCAAATTTTCTTATTGACCAAGACATATTTGACAGTGGTTCTGTACAAGAACAAAATGTTCATActcttcaaaatgttaagaaTGCTCCTTCCGAAATTTTAATGCCCACAATGAAAACTGTTAAGGGGAAAAGTTTGAAGAAAGCTGAGAAACGAAACAGAGAAGCAAATGAAGACATTGAAATgaccaataaaaaacaaaaggttCAACAGAATTCGCCTTTGATTAATGATATTGTTGAATTTGATAAATCATTACAAAAAGAATTTCCACAGGATAGTGAAGGCATCAACTATGATGCTATAATGGGACAAGTGTTTG
This genomic stretch from Plodia interpunctella isolate USDA-ARS_2022_Savannah chromosome 16, ilPloInte3.2, whole genome shotgun sequence harbors:
- the LOC128676639 gene encoding breast cancer type 1 susceptibility protein homolog produces the protein MENNKNLDSAVITRLISPFVEQATCLDCCKLYIAPETASCGHTACHACWRKRKSCLCCAAPLDRSSLKLNDPIQVITEHVHNMCDLFEEVFNFRVDTFSIGDGFTQRQSQPDPTNEVQNWLASSQNHFSAPISSESMQDVTAVEHLTSTVQIHSHTKKILSPQKVVHKQTMQDDWEKIEQLPDTDELIVKQTKVVENNNKYSTENPRRSSRKREFKNDEHIPIALDTSKDKCSSKNSSSETENKTVKTMQKWNNVKKMRKEFSKLNKKNRSKLNVSIEMCKKNKLNQAKANSADEIAGVEQNTGQLVDIEDDTPCDNIKETPQNHKENSVPDHTNIQNSSTDKNIGKSQLNAPKKDPPIEIQNEEVVKSNNTVITEDIKTKNAKIICDHDLFNNEKENPSKMPFYKKGNLHIETNTEVKDNTQTVNYNIDCSNSNNAEDIEITIKIGDTVANIYFKRKKKECRKSCSNQEIQTSIGIHTLEQESHCNKQNIENNETNAKNGQNTTKAEFIKLPAPNLKINYNESSKLNKSVSTKKNTTSADTVTAQFEITDSVEKELSSVMELEEQTQCNKQNSKIIVTKSADTNAISSKSTQSKNHITSCTTQPKNVENENVDSAQIPNFLIDQDIFDSGSVQEQNVHTLQNVKNAPSEILMPTMKTVKGKSLKKAEKRNREANEDIEMTNKKQKVQQNSPLINDIVEFDKSLQKEFPQDSEGINYDAIMGQVFANIDADIHNTPKSTADVNDLRPPCKTGLDQLKTVVLVPEKADIIHIDDSGNGDAIAPVEHSENVFSVIEKENNSNEIVEVQKSKAAEIENLTPEIFIEEGDKLCTPHENIDDDDKSVVEETPQKSVSFTKPKNRSENAQPNLSTNKQINMNEFQLQSVVDVSDSETSSKVGKEVTVIDIGRKTTETPLTINRFVDEIKHKSTPVARKSLNFDHDDVDPEQTLCPTTEPAKTTQEREFMSKAFENTPISPVRKPLAARNMKVDEKRNYCLAGSCLSSMELMKVKVLCRQNNWKYVDKYTTELTHLVVGVDDENKSQRSVKYMCALAASKWIVSFQWIDACLSTNKIINEELFEALDGTGEPGPRRSRSARCKLFQGISFYCLPPFSVLQLDTLKNMLEAAGGRVVNDVRSVRAEREPALLLAEPEDTQENKFIYMAVELSVVPVNYEWVLNCLGGYTLSSVMELLLCPAALLPAAVASWPPHLVSQDD